One Takifugu rubripes chromosome 19, fTakRub1.2, whole genome shotgun sequence genomic window carries:
- the efcc1 gene encoding EF-hand and coiled-coil domain-containing protein 1 isoform X2 has product MMDAVDFFDPYRRPARRTQWIVSTLAYHYGLDRGVENEIIVLATGLDQYLQEIFHHMDYQGGGKIPVEDFSALCEVLGLNKDADDAESPGGFDHLPDELTFRHFHAKLCGYFSSKAGCQYENGRLLVQRDSEHIETQIRLRSPLRRREKPLCAGASSCASAVGRHATGCRVGSCSKECYEEIVALEEAEDRISKLEDENASLRELIEDMRAALQSSDARCLALQVGLLKSHSNHRAEAQTSASSNQSNLKSLQNFLKEVELLRSSRERQAEEALLHNKRLEQELWRSNEAVAALEECNQTLKREQVDMRRKVEEARQAILSSMKKVKELEAKAGQVPALQRHILQLESELRYGRSEVPKVPLPGSSRVEGQLNAGCRQSQGCWSESQHGRCSPTGRAVATPDTMEEQLLRSVEGQAASDEEEEKWTGEQQRQITEVKRILSRLSCCGERCDNKAFKKLMSNFGSLRSEESCSAVVELLERVTRLQKELELRESQEELDVEQVNRMQPTTPAPRAAEPPCVCLQLRLAGPDHRNTPP; this is encoded by the exons ATGATGGATGCTGTCGACTTTTTTGATCCATACAGAAGACCAGCGCGCAGGACTCAATGGATAGTCAGTACTTTAGCCTACCATTACGGACTGGACCGGGGGGTGGAGAACGAAATTATAGTTCTGGCGACCGGGCTGGACCAATATCTGCAGGAGATTTTCCATCATATGGACTATCAGGGTGGAGGGAAAATTCCCGTTGAGGATTTTAGCGCTTTGTGTGAAGTTCTGGGACTGAACAAAGACGCGGATGACGCCGAGTCTCCGGGGGGGTTCGACCATTTACCTGACGAGCTCACCTTCAGGCATTTCCACGCTAAGCTGTGTGGGTACTTCAGCAGCAAGGCGGGCTGTCAATATGAGAACGGGCGGCTGCTGGTCCAGAGGGACAGCGAGCACATAGAGACTCAGATCCGCTTGAGGAGCCCCCTGAGGCGGCGTGAAAAGCCGCTGTGCGCAGGGGCGAGCTCCTGCGCCTCCGCGGTGGGACGACACGCCACCGGCTGCAGGGTCGGCTCCTGCTCCAAGGAGTGTTACGAGGAGATCGTGgcgctggaggaggcagaggatcGAATCTCGAAACTGGAGGATGAAAACGCAAGTCTGAGGGAACTGATAGAGGATATGCGAGCCGCGCTCCAGAGCAGCGACGCCCGCTGTCTGGCTCTGCAG GTTGGACTTTTGAAAAGCCACTCCAACCACAGAGCAGAGGCTCAGACGAGTGCGAGCAGCAACCAGAGCAACCTGAAGAGCCTGCAAAACTTTCTCAAAGAGGTGGAGTTGCTGCGGAGCTCCAGGGAGCGACAGGCAGAAGAAGCCCTGCTCCATAACAAGAGGCTGGAGCAGGAACTGTGGCGGTCTAACGAGGCTGTGGCTGCCTTGGAGGAGTGTAACCAGACGCTGAAGAGGGAGCAGGTGGacatgaggaggaaggtggaggaggccaggcAGGCCATCCTCAGCAGCATGAAGAaggtgaaggagctggaggccaagGCCGGGCAGGTGCCAGCGCTGCAGAGACACATCCTCCAGCTGGAATCAGAGCTGCGCTATGGCAG GTCGGAGGTGCCCAAAGTGCCCCtcccaggcagcagcagggtcGAGGGGCAGTTGAACGCTGGCTGCAGGCAAAGCCAGGGGTGTTGGTCAGAGTCGCAACATGGCCGCTGCTCCCCCACGGGCCGAGCTGTGGCCACACCAGATACCA tggaggagcagcttctTCGGTCAGTGGAGGGCCAGGCAGcctctgatgaagaggaggaaaagtggaccggagagcagcagaggcagatcACTGAGGTCAAGAGGATCCTGAGCAGGCTGTCCTGCTGCGGAGAACG GTGCGACAACAAGGCTTTCAAAAAGCTGATGTCTAACTTTGGGAGCTTGAGGAGTGAGGAGAGCTGCAGCGCTGTGGTGGAGCTCCTGGAGAGGGTGACCAGGCTacagaaggagctggagctgagggagaGCCAAGAGGAACTCGACGTGGAGCAG GTAAACCGCATGCAGCCGACCACACCAGCACCACGAGCAGCAGAacctccctgtgtgtgtttgcagctgcgTCTCGCCGGGCCCGACCACAGGAACACTCCGCCCTAA
- the cfap92 gene encoding uncharacterized protein FLJ43738 isoform X1 codes for MAMAVPRSSSGKDAEFPKAPEKPTKKVPTSVCVKAESCYHVEVKLPADAETAGVDLIAFGAVAKILKDDKFEILRTWQEGDRTWLVWSQDFRLRVDRDRVIRFSQAKIRLQIWNSKDQLSGLARLERLKTLRLPQGPCEDAADLCGGVRTLVQNLRTTCMRKPEKFTLVASEAGVGHAPPEAFDLKEVMKSGAVSAEINPVCLLAGETSLTQSFSLYSSGVFEVMCDISLDRPLISDQLKAELNPLAITILSAKSLPPSHDLQDTCAPVYCQYKFLNSNVHRTNYHKHATNIHFEDTNVVLTGLMNKDELREFLSGPPLEIEVHDRDRKGPEPAGAFGPDGGHLKPKPTGTSSFGVAHLSLCELLNSQRRMEVHLPIRCCPPPQRRPAHRGVPGAASPWDVPRGDYVGANAGLKVKIEITWPFTGDTGCLESGGAFGRIIYLLHHNHLPVMSKLRSQILGINAAALQLGSVPPEHAEEVLFNYGINFRHTKTDNLDFVSGFHVMDNRRHIFVLEGLKDKAVRRLWESVPMTVNAREEEQMRIFYNSNLSFNRRIYGALDVALSPIHLSQPLEDFMKQPLLYTRGLIPHACFQSFTRLSQLCQAEQLKEVVQRNLFPSDRMIVSLRKMFHTERREEKVHVDSEDDVPQPSGRERKRPPLDTRNREYTTKKVTPYKNLIQENIRKVGEPSERSETTKAAVLRTDPSDCRRDFIYSVQTFSSKEQAKELLRQHMAQTPGRRFTYSQHYHSATVEPEVRAPRGRCQSAPASVREWSMSTRGDASRRHPKQPDEGRVEELREPWTENILHANLLKPTLSRDIWPWDQHHLDFQLYRKPPPFFSQPVVAPHLSGEVLQQERLKAAKAQNPRWLQKLPPDSSCKPPGNASVPHLGGNSDQNQDILKDEHKKDSVRKAGPMLKL; via the exons ATGGCCATGGCTGTCCCAAGAAGCAGTTCTG GAAAAGATGCTGAATTCCCCAAAGCCCCAGAAAAACCCACCAAAAAAGTTCCAACCTCTGTTTGTGTGAAAGCTGAAAGCTGCTATCATGTTGAAGTGAAGCTACCAGCTGATGCGGAGACGGCCGGCGTGGACCTGATCGCGTTCGGCGCCGTTGCGAAAATCCTCAAAGACGACAAGTTCGAG ATTCTAAGGACGTGGCAGGAAGGAGATCGGACGTGGTTGGTTTGGAGCCAGGATTTCAGGCTCAGAGTCGACAGGGACAGAGTGATCCGTTTTAGTCAGGCTAAGATCAGGCTCCAGATATGGAACAGCAAAGACCAGCTGTCTGGCCTGGCCCGCCTCGAGAGGCTGAAAACCCTGAGGCTGCCACAGGGGCCGTGTGAAGATGCAGCAGACCTGTGTG GTGGCGTCAGGACTCTGGTTCAGAACTTGAGAACCACGTGTATGAGAAAGCCTGAGAAATTCACCCTGGTGGCATCTGAAGCAG GAGTTGGCCACGCCCCCCCTGAAGCTTTCGacctgaaggaggtgatgaagagCGGCGCTGTGTCAGCTGAAATCAACCCTGTGTGTCTGCTGGCAG GTGAGACCTCACTGACCCAGTCCTTCAGCCTTTACTCCAGCGGTGTGTTTGAGGTCATGTGCGACATTTCTCTGGACCGGCCGTTAATATCTGACCAACTGAAGGCTGAACTCAACCCACTGGCCATCACCATTCTGTCCGCTAAATCACTGCCCCCGTCACATGACCTGCAG GACACGTGTGCACCTGTGTATTGCCAGTACAAGTTCCTTAACTCCAACGTGCACCGCACAAACTATCATAAACACGCCACCAATATTCACTTTGAGGACACAAATGTGGTCCTGACTGGCCTGATGAACAAGGACGAGCTCAGAGAGTTCCTGTCCGGTCCCCCTCTGGAGATAGAGGTTCACGATCGGGACAGAAAAGGTCCAGAACCAGCTGGAGCGTTTGGACCTGACGGCGGTCATTTAAAGCCCAAACCGACAGGAACCAGCTCCTTTGGGGTTGCACACCTGAGTCTCTGTGAGCTGCTGAACAGTCAGAGGAGAATGGAGGTGCATCTGCCCATCAGATGTTGCCCCCCACCTCAGCGTAGACCCGCCCATAGAGGCGTGCCGGGGGCAGCATCCCCGTGGGACGTCCCACGAGGAGATTATGTGGGCGCGAACGCTGGACTCAAGGTGAAGATTGAGATAACGTGGCCCTTCACCGGGGACACAGGCTGTTTGGAGTCCGGTGGTGCGTTTGGACGcatcatctacctcctccatcacaaccACCTGCCAGTGATGAGCAAACTCAGGTCGCAGATCCTCGGGATTAACGCGGCGGCCCTTCAGCTGGGCTCCGTCCCGCCGGAACACGCAGAGGAAGTCCTGTTCAATTACGGAATCAATTTCAGACACACGAAGACCGACAATCTGGATTTTGTTTCGGGGTTCCATGTGATGGACAACCGGAGGCACATCTTCGTTCTTGAGGGGCTGAAAGACAAAGCAGTGAGGAGACTGTGGGAGTCCGTTCCGATGAC GGTGAAcgccagagaggaggagcagatgagaATCTTCTACAACTCCAACCTCAGCTTCAACAGGCGCATTTATGGCGCGCTGGATGTGGCTCTGAGCCCGATCCACCTGTCACAGCCGCTGGAGGACTTCATGAAGCAGCCGCTCCTCTACACCAGAGGACTGATCCCCCACGCCTGCTTCCAGTCCTTCACAAG GTTGAGTCAGCTTTGTCAAGCAGAGCAACTGAAAGAGGTGGTGCAGAGAAACCTCTTTCCTTCAGACCGGATGATCGTCAGCCTGAGGAAGATGTTTCACACTGAGCGGCGTGAGGAAAAGGTCCACGTGGACAGTGAGGACGATGTCCCTCAACCGTCCGGCAGGGAAAGAAAACGCCCTCCGCTGGACACTCGTAACAGAGAGTACACCACCAAGAAGGTCACGCCGTACAAGAACCTAATTCAG GAGAACATCAGAAAGGTTGGAGAGCCAAGCGAGCGGTCAGAGACGACAAAGGCAGCGGTTCTGAGGACGGACCCGTCCGACTGCAGGCGAGACTTCATCTACAGCGTCCAGACATTCAGCTCCAAAGAACAAGCCAAGGAGCTGCTTCGCCAGCACATGGCTCAG ACGCCAGGGCGGAGGTTCACCTACAGTCAGCACTATCACAGTGCAACCGTGGAGCCGGAGGTCCGGGCGCCCAGAGGTCGCTGCCAGTCGGCTCCCGCGAGTGTCCGCGAGTGGTCGATGAGTACGAGAGGCGACGCGTCCAGGAGGCACCCTAAACAACCTGACGAGGGccgtgtggaggagctgagggag CCTTGGACGGAGAACATTCTTCACGCAAACCTGCTGAAGCCCACACTTTCCCGGGATATCTGGCCCTGGGATCAGCACCATCTGGACTTTCAGCTCTACCGGAAACCTCCTCCATTCTTCAGTCAACCTGTTGTTGCTCCTCACCTGTCTG GAGAGGTTCTGCAGCAGGAGCGGCTGAAGGCAGCCAAAGCTCAGAACCCTCGCTGGCTTCAGAAACTCCCCCCCGACAGCAGCTGCAAGCCTCCAGGCAACGCATCCGTCCCACACTTGGGTGGAAACTCAGACCAAAATCAAGATATTCTCAAGGACGAGCACAAGAAGGATTCAGTGAGGAAAGCAGGCCCGATGCTGAAG CTGTAA
- the cfap92 gene encoding uncharacterized protein FLJ43738 isoform X2, translating to MAMAVPRSSSGKDAEFPKAPEKPTKKVPTSVCVKAESCYHVEVKLPADAETAGVDLIAFGAVAKILKDDKFEILRTWQEGDRTWLVWSQDFRLRVDRDRVIRFSQAKIRLQIWNSKDQLSGLARLERLKTLRLPQGPCEDAADLCGGVRTLVQNLRTTCMRKPEKFTLVASEAGVGHAPPEAFDLKEVMKSGAVSAEINPVCLLAGETSLTQSFSLYSSGVFEVMCDISLDRPLISDQLKAELNPLAITILSAKSLPPSHDLQDTCAPVYCQYKFLNSNVHRTNYHKHATNIHFEDTNVVLTGLMNKDELREFLSGPPLEIEVHDRDRKGPEPAGAFGPDGGHLKPKPTGTSSFGVAHLSLCELLNSQRRMEVHLPIRCCPPPQRRPAHRGVPGAASPWDVPRGDYVGANAGLKVKIEITWPFTGDTGCLESGGAFGRIIYLLHHNHLPVMSKLRSQILGINAAALQLGSVPPEHAEEVLFNYGINFRHTKTDNLDFVSGFHVMDNRRHIFVLEGLKDKAVRRLWESVPMTVNAREEEQMRIFYNSNLSFNRRIYGALDVALSPIHLSQPLEDFMKQPLLYTRGLIPHACFQSFTRLSQLCQAEQLKEVVQRNLFPSDRMIVSLRKMFHTERREEKVHVDSEDDVPQPSGRERKRPPLDTRNREYTTKKVTPYKNLIQENIRKVGEPSERSETTKAAVLRTDPSDCRRDFIYSVQTFSSKEQAKELLRQHMAQTPGRRFTYSQHYHSATVEPEVRAPRGRCQSAPASVREWSMSTRGDASRRHPKQPDEGRVEELREPWTENILHANLLKPTLSRDIWPWDQHHLDFQLYRKPPPFFSQPVVAPHLSVRMSRTTPKPV from the exons ATGGCCATGGCTGTCCCAAGAAGCAGTTCTG GAAAAGATGCTGAATTCCCCAAAGCCCCAGAAAAACCCACCAAAAAAGTTCCAACCTCTGTTTGTGTGAAAGCTGAAAGCTGCTATCATGTTGAAGTGAAGCTACCAGCTGATGCGGAGACGGCCGGCGTGGACCTGATCGCGTTCGGCGCCGTTGCGAAAATCCTCAAAGACGACAAGTTCGAG ATTCTAAGGACGTGGCAGGAAGGAGATCGGACGTGGTTGGTTTGGAGCCAGGATTTCAGGCTCAGAGTCGACAGGGACAGAGTGATCCGTTTTAGTCAGGCTAAGATCAGGCTCCAGATATGGAACAGCAAAGACCAGCTGTCTGGCCTGGCCCGCCTCGAGAGGCTGAAAACCCTGAGGCTGCCACAGGGGCCGTGTGAAGATGCAGCAGACCTGTGTG GTGGCGTCAGGACTCTGGTTCAGAACTTGAGAACCACGTGTATGAGAAAGCCTGAGAAATTCACCCTGGTGGCATCTGAAGCAG GAGTTGGCCACGCCCCCCCTGAAGCTTTCGacctgaaggaggtgatgaagagCGGCGCTGTGTCAGCTGAAATCAACCCTGTGTGTCTGCTGGCAG GTGAGACCTCACTGACCCAGTCCTTCAGCCTTTACTCCAGCGGTGTGTTTGAGGTCATGTGCGACATTTCTCTGGACCGGCCGTTAATATCTGACCAACTGAAGGCTGAACTCAACCCACTGGCCATCACCATTCTGTCCGCTAAATCACTGCCCCCGTCACATGACCTGCAG GACACGTGTGCACCTGTGTATTGCCAGTACAAGTTCCTTAACTCCAACGTGCACCGCACAAACTATCATAAACACGCCACCAATATTCACTTTGAGGACACAAATGTGGTCCTGACTGGCCTGATGAACAAGGACGAGCTCAGAGAGTTCCTGTCCGGTCCCCCTCTGGAGATAGAGGTTCACGATCGGGACAGAAAAGGTCCAGAACCAGCTGGAGCGTTTGGACCTGACGGCGGTCATTTAAAGCCCAAACCGACAGGAACCAGCTCCTTTGGGGTTGCACACCTGAGTCTCTGTGAGCTGCTGAACAGTCAGAGGAGAATGGAGGTGCATCTGCCCATCAGATGTTGCCCCCCACCTCAGCGTAGACCCGCCCATAGAGGCGTGCCGGGGGCAGCATCCCCGTGGGACGTCCCACGAGGAGATTATGTGGGCGCGAACGCTGGACTCAAGGTGAAGATTGAGATAACGTGGCCCTTCACCGGGGACACAGGCTGTTTGGAGTCCGGTGGTGCGTTTGGACGcatcatctacctcctccatcacaaccACCTGCCAGTGATGAGCAAACTCAGGTCGCAGATCCTCGGGATTAACGCGGCGGCCCTTCAGCTGGGCTCCGTCCCGCCGGAACACGCAGAGGAAGTCCTGTTCAATTACGGAATCAATTTCAGACACACGAAGACCGACAATCTGGATTTTGTTTCGGGGTTCCATGTGATGGACAACCGGAGGCACATCTTCGTTCTTGAGGGGCTGAAAGACAAAGCAGTGAGGAGACTGTGGGAGTCCGTTCCGATGAC GGTGAAcgccagagaggaggagcagatgagaATCTTCTACAACTCCAACCTCAGCTTCAACAGGCGCATTTATGGCGCGCTGGATGTGGCTCTGAGCCCGATCCACCTGTCACAGCCGCTGGAGGACTTCATGAAGCAGCCGCTCCTCTACACCAGAGGACTGATCCCCCACGCCTGCTTCCAGTCCTTCACAAG GTTGAGTCAGCTTTGTCAAGCAGAGCAACTGAAAGAGGTGGTGCAGAGAAACCTCTTTCCTTCAGACCGGATGATCGTCAGCCTGAGGAAGATGTTTCACACTGAGCGGCGTGAGGAAAAGGTCCACGTGGACAGTGAGGACGATGTCCCTCAACCGTCCGGCAGGGAAAGAAAACGCCCTCCGCTGGACACTCGTAACAGAGAGTACACCACCAAGAAGGTCACGCCGTACAAGAACCTAATTCAG GAGAACATCAGAAAGGTTGGAGAGCCAAGCGAGCGGTCAGAGACGACAAAGGCAGCGGTTCTGAGGACGGACCCGTCCGACTGCAGGCGAGACTTCATCTACAGCGTCCAGACATTCAGCTCCAAAGAACAAGCCAAGGAGCTGCTTCGCCAGCACATGGCTCAG ACGCCAGGGCGGAGGTTCACCTACAGTCAGCACTATCACAGTGCAACCGTGGAGCCGGAGGTCCGGGCGCCCAGAGGTCGCTGCCAGTCGGCTCCCGCGAGTGTCCGCGAGTGGTCGATGAGTACGAGAGGCGACGCGTCCAGGAGGCACCCTAAACAACCTGACGAGGGccgtgtggaggagctgagggag CCTTGGACGGAGAACATTCTTCACGCAAACCTGCTGAAGCCCACACTTTCCCGGGATATCTGGCCCTGGGATCAGCACCATCTGGACTTTCAGCTCTACCGGAAACCTCCTCCATTCTTCAGTCAACCTGTTGTTGCTCCTCACCTGTCTG TCAGGATGTCAAGAACGACTCCTAAACCAGTGTAA
- the efcc1 gene encoding EF-hand and coiled-coil domain-containing protein 1 isoform X1 yields the protein MMDAVDFFDPYRRPARRTQWIVSTLAYHYGLDRGVENEIIVLATGLDQYLQEIFHHMDYQGGGKIPVEDFSALCEVLGLNKDADDAESPGGFDHLPDELTFRHFHAKLCGYFSSKAGCQYENGRLLVQRDSEHIETQIRLRSPLRRREKPLCAGASSCASAVGRHATGCRVGSCSKECYEEIVALEEAEDRISKLEDENASLRELIEDMRAALQSSDARCLALQVGLLKSHSNHRAEAQTSASSNQSNLKSLQNFLKEVELLRSSRERQAEEALLHNKRLEQELWRSNEAVAALEECNQTLKREQVDMRRKVEEARQAILSSMKKVKELEAKAGQVPALQRHILQLESELRYGRSEVPKVPLPGSSRVEGQLNAGCRQSQGCWSESQHGRCSPTGRAVATPDTMEEQLLRSVEGQAASDEEEEKWTGEQQRQITEVKRILSRLSCCGERCDNKAFKKLMSNFGSLRSEESCSAVVELLERVTRLQKELELRESQEELDVEQMKDSLVQELQQKAEKTELLQLELQMLETERVRLSLVEEKLVDILQLLQQLRDLNVSRRSLGKMLLSTLESCSDPHHGKAHILEVLNALYHELAACEILSAGGPLDRPPSQQSLNTLFISC from the exons ATGATGGATGCTGTCGACTTTTTTGATCCATACAGAAGACCAGCGCGCAGGACTCAATGGATAGTCAGTACTTTAGCCTACCATTACGGACTGGACCGGGGGGTGGAGAACGAAATTATAGTTCTGGCGACCGGGCTGGACCAATATCTGCAGGAGATTTTCCATCATATGGACTATCAGGGTGGAGGGAAAATTCCCGTTGAGGATTTTAGCGCTTTGTGTGAAGTTCTGGGACTGAACAAAGACGCGGATGACGCCGAGTCTCCGGGGGGGTTCGACCATTTACCTGACGAGCTCACCTTCAGGCATTTCCACGCTAAGCTGTGTGGGTACTTCAGCAGCAAGGCGGGCTGTCAATATGAGAACGGGCGGCTGCTGGTCCAGAGGGACAGCGAGCACATAGAGACTCAGATCCGCTTGAGGAGCCCCCTGAGGCGGCGTGAAAAGCCGCTGTGCGCAGGGGCGAGCTCCTGCGCCTCCGCGGTGGGACGACACGCCACCGGCTGCAGGGTCGGCTCCTGCTCCAAGGAGTGTTACGAGGAGATCGTGgcgctggaggaggcagaggatcGAATCTCGAAACTGGAGGATGAAAACGCAAGTCTGAGGGAACTGATAGAGGATATGCGAGCCGCGCTCCAGAGCAGCGACGCCCGCTGTCTGGCTCTGCAG GTTGGACTTTTGAAAAGCCACTCCAACCACAGAGCAGAGGCTCAGACGAGTGCGAGCAGCAACCAGAGCAACCTGAAGAGCCTGCAAAACTTTCTCAAAGAGGTGGAGTTGCTGCGGAGCTCCAGGGAGCGACAGGCAGAAGAAGCCCTGCTCCATAACAAGAGGCTGGAGCAGGAACTGTGGCGGTCTAACGAGGCTGTGGCTGCCTTGGAGGAGTGTAACCAGACGCTGAAGAGGGAGCAGGTGGacatgaggaggaaggtggaggaggccaggcAGGCCATCCTCAGCAGCATGAAGAaggtgaaggagctggaggccaagGCCGGGCAGGTGCCAGCGCTGCAGAGACACATCCTCCAGCTGGAATCAGAGCTGCGCTATGGCAG GTCGGAGGTGCCCAAAGTGCCCCtcccaggcagcagcagggtcGAGGGGCAGTTGAACGCTGGCTGCAGGCAAAGCCAGGGGTGTTGGTCAGAGTCGCAACATGGCCGCTGCTCCCCCACGGGCCGAGCTGTGGCCACACCAGATACCA tggaggagcagcttctTCGGTCAGTGGAGGGCCAGGCAGcctctgatgaagaggaggaaaagtggaccggagagcagcagaggcagatcACTGAGGTCAAGAGGATCCTGAGCAGGCTGTCCTGCTGCGGAGAACG GTGCGACAACAAGGCTTTCAAAAAGCTGATGTCTAACTTTGGGAGCTTGAGGAGTGAGGAGAGCTGCAGCGCTGTGGTGGAGCTCCTGGAGAGGGTGACCAGGCTacagaaggagctggagctgagggagaGCCAAGAGGAACTCGACGTGGAGCAG ATGAAGGACTCTCTGgttcaggagctgcagcagaaagcagagaagacggagctgctgcagctggagctgcagatgttggagACGGAGCGAGTTCGCCTGTcgctggtggaggagaagctggtggacatcctgcagctcctgcagcagctcagagacCTG AATGTCTCACGGAGGTCTCTCGGGAAAATGTTGCTCAGCACTTTGGAGTCGTGCAGTGACCCTCATCACG GAAAAGCCCACATCCTGGAGGTGCTCAATGCTCTCTATCATGAACTGGCCGCCTGTGAGATTCTGTCTGCTGGGGGACCTTTGGACCGACCACCAAGTCAGCAGTCTCTCAACAcccttttcatttcctgctga